A window from Cyprinus carpio isolate SPL01 chromosome A11, ASM1834038v1, whole genome shotgun sequence encodes these proteins:
- the LOC109098944 gene encoding RNA-binding protein 39-like isoform X3 gives MADDLDIEAMLEAPYKKDDNKSLSSNGHEERSKKKKKSKSRSRSHSREKKRSRSRDRKKSHDRRRSRSKDRKRSRSRDRRRSRSRSRERGGRYRAPFRRRSRSRSPFKKDKSPIRKPIDNLTPEERDARTVFCMQLAARIRPRDLEEFFSAVGKVRDVRIISDRNSRRSKGIAYIEFVDTTSVPLAIGLSGQRLLGVPIIVQASQAEKNRAAALANNLQKGSSGPMRLYVGSLHFNITEDMLRGIFEPFGRIDSIQLMMDSETGRSKGYGFITFADAECAKKALEQLNGFELAGRPMKVGHVTERTDASTASSFLDNDELERTGIDLGTTGRLQLMARLAEGTGLQIPPAAQQALNMSGSMVAMAAATAAMNPGLSFNINVPTNQALNLPSQPIATHCFQLSNMFNPNSENDLGWEIEIQDDVIEECNKHGGVIHIYVDKKSAEGNVYVKCPSIPAAMAAVSALHGRWFGGKMITAAYVPLPTYHNLFPESVQATQLLMPSRR, from the exons ATGGCCGATGATTTGGACATTGAAGCAATGCTCGAGGCTCCATATAAAAAG GATGACAACAAGTCCTTAAGTTCCAATGGCCACGAGGAGCGGAGCAAGAAG AAAAAGAAGAGCAAAAGTCGCAGCAGAAGCCACAGccgggaaaagaaaagaagtaggAGTCGTGATCGCAAGAAAAGCCATGACCGCAGGAGGAGCCGCAGCAAAGATCGGAAGCGCAGCCGCAGCAGGGATAGACGGCGCAGCCGTTCCAGGAGCAGGGAGCGCGGTGGACGCTACAGAGCTCCATT CCGTAGAAGGTCTAGAAGCCGCAGTCCTTTCAAGAAAGACAAAAGCCCTATAAG AAAGCCCATTGATAATCTCACCCCCGAAGAAAGGGATGCACGCACAGTGTTCTGCATGCAGCTGGCAGCCAGAATCCGACCACGAGACTTGGAAGAATTTTTTTCTGCAGTGGGAAAA GTGCGAGATGTGAGAATTATCTCTGATAGAAACTCCAGAAGATCTAAAGGAATTGCATACATTGAGTTTGTGGATACCACCTCTGTACCTTTGGCAATTGGCCTATCTGGTCAAAGACTACTTGGAGTACCAATCATTGTGCAGGCTTCACAG GCTGAGAAAAACAGAGCAGCTGCATTGGCAAACAACTTACAGAAGGGCAGTTCTGGACCTATGAGACTTTATGTTGGCTCATTGCATTTTAACATCACAGAAGACATGCTCCGAGGCATCTTTGAGCCATTTGGAAGG aTTGATAGTATTCAGTTGATGATGGACAGTGAAACAGGACGATCAAAAGGATATGGCTTTATCACA TTTGCTGATGCCGAATGTGCGAAGAAGGCTCTGGAACAGCTTAATGGCTTTGAGTTGGCTGGCAGACCAATGAAAGTGGGACATGTGACGGAGCGGACTGATGCCTCCACTGCCAGCTCCTTCCTGGACAATGATGAGCTGGAAAGGACAGGCATTGATCTGGGAACTACTGGCAGACTTCAACTCATGGCCAGACTGGCCGAGG gtACTGGTCTGCAGATCCCACCTGCTGCACAACAGGCCCTTAATATGAGTGGTTCCATGGTAGCCATGGCTGCAGCTACTG CTGCTATGAACCCAGGATTGAGTTTTAACATCAATGTGCCCACAAACCAAGCATTAAATCTACCCTCACAACCAATTGCAACACACTGTTTCCAGCTGTCTAACATGTTCAATCCAAACTC AGAAAATGATCTTGGTTGGGAAATTGAGATTCAGGATGATGTCATTGAGGAGTGCAACAAACACGGTGGAGTCATACACATATACGTGGACAAGAAATCAGCTGAA GGTAATGTCTATGTGAAGTGTCCCAGCATTCCTGCTGCTATGGCTGCAGTCAGTGCATTACATGGACGTTGGTTTGGAG
- the LOC109098944 gene encoding RNA-binding protein 39-like isoform X1, whose product MADDLDIEAMLEAPYKKDDNKSLSSNGHEERSKKKKKSKSRSRSHSREKKRSRSRDRKKSHDRRRSRSKDRKRSRSRDRRRSRSRSRERGGRYRAPFSGLKFNGGPRGKTGPPPAVKLSRRRSRSRSPFKKDKSPIRKPIDNLTPEERDARTVFCMQLAARIRPRDLEEFFSAVGKVRDVRIISDRNSRRSKGIAYIEFVDTTSVPLAIGLSGQRLLGVPIIVQASQAEKNRAAALANNLQKGSSGPMRLYVGSLHFNITEDMLRGIFEPFGRIDSIQLMMDSETGRSKGYGFITFADAECAKKALEQLNGFELAGRPMKVGHVTERTDASTASSFLDNDELERTGIDLGTTGRLQLMARLAEGTGLQIPPAAQQALNMSGSMVAMAAATAAMNPGLSFNINVPTNQALNLPSQPIATHCFQLSNMFNPNSENDLGWEIEIQDDVIEECNKHGGVIHIYVDKKSAEGNVYVKCPSIPAAMAAVSALHGRWFGGKMITAAYVPLPTYHNLFPESVQATQLLMPSRR is encoded by the exons ATGGCCGATGATTTGGACATTGAAGCAATGCTCGAGGCTCCATATAAAAAG GATGACAACAAGTCCTTAAGTTCCAATGGCCACGAGGAGCGGAGCAAGAAG AAAAAGAAGAGCAAAAGTCGCAGCAGAAGCCACAGccgggaaaagaaaagaagtaggAGTCGTGATCGCAAGAAAAGCCATGACCGCAGGAGGAGCCGCAGCAAAGATCGGAAGCGCAGCCGCAGCAGGGATAGACGGCGCAGCCGTTCCAGGAGCAGGGAGCGCGGTGGACGCTACAGAGCTCCATT ttcTGGCCTGAAATTTAACGGTGGCCCCAGGGGGAAGACTGGCCCACCACCCGCCGTCAAACTAAG CCGTAGAAGGTCTAGAAGCCGCAGTCCTTTCAAGAAAGACAAAAGCCCTATAAG AAAGCCCATTGATAATCTCACCCCCGAAGAAAGGGATGCACGCACAGTGTTCTGCATGCAGCTGGCAGCCAGAATCCGACCACGAGACTTGGAAGAATTTTTTTCTGCAGTGGGAAAA GTGCGAGATGTGAGAATTATCTCTGATAGAAACTCCAGAAGATCTAAAGGAATTGCATACATTGAGTTTGTGGATACCACCTCTGTACCTTTGGCAATTGGCCTATCTGGTCAAAGACTACTTGGAGTACCAATCATTGTGCAGGCTTCACAG GCTGAGAAAAACAGAGCAGCTGCATTGGCAAACAACTTACAGAAGGGCAGTTCTGGACCTATGAGACTTTATGTTGGCTCATTGCATTTTAACATCACAGAAGACATGCTCCGAGGCATCTTTGAGCCATTTGGAAGG aTTGATAGTATTCAGTTGATGATGGACAGTGAAACAGGACGATCAAAAGGATATGGCTTTATCACA TTTGCTGATGCCGAATGTGCGAAGAAGGCTCTGGAACAGCTTAATGGCTTTGAGTTGGCTGGCAGACCAATGAAAGTGGGACATGTGACGGAGCGGACTGATGCCTCCACTGCCAGCTCCTTCCTGGACAATGATGAGCTGGAAAGGACAGGCATTGATCTGGGAACTACTGGCAGACTTCAACTCATGGCCAGACTGGCCGAGG gtACTGGTCTGCAGATCCCACCTGCTGCACAACAGGCCCTTAATATGAGTGGTTCCATGGTAGCCATGGCTGCAGCTACTG CTGCTATGAACCCAGGATTGAGTTTTAACATCAATGTGCCCACAAACCAAGCATTAAATCTACCCTCACAACCAATTGCAACACACTGTTTCCAGCTGTCTAACATGTTCAATCCAAACTC AGAAAATGATCTTGGTTGGGAAATTGAGATTCAGGATGATGTCATTGAGGAGTGCAACAAACACGGTGGAGTCATACACATATACGTGGACAAGAAATCAGCTGAA GGTAATGTCTATGTGAAGTGTCCCAGCATTCCTGCTGCTATGGCTGCAGTCAGTGCATTACATGGACGTTGGTTTGGAG
- the LOC122134062 gene encoding GTP-binding protein REM 1-like, translating into MTLNTQKEGKEPLRRRASTPIPSSRQAGKGERGPSADPYHPPLAQSASYHPGDKSIHSRANWSSDSESDSSGSECLYRVVLLGDHGVGKSSLANIFAGIQEKDAHKHIGEDTYERTLMVDEEETTLVVMDTWETEKQEEDEKWVQDYCMQVGNAYIIIYSITDRSSFESASELRIQLRRIRQAENIPIILVGNKSDLVRSREVAVEEGRACAVVFDCKFIETSASLHHNVHELFEGIVRQIRLRRDSKEINERRRSIYKRKESITKKARRFLDRLVAKNNKKMALKVRSKSCHDLAVL; encoded by the exons ATGACACTCAACACTCAGAAAGAGGGAAAGGAACCACTGAGGAGAAGAGCGAGCACTCCCATCCCCTCCTCTCGTCAAGCGGGCAAGGGAGAAAGAGGTCCCTCTGCTGACCCGTATCACCCTCCACTCGCCCAGTCAGCCTCCTACCACCCTGGAGACAAGAGCATCCACTCACGGGCCAACTGGTCTTCAGACTCCGAGTCGGACAGCTCTGGATCTGAGTGTCTTTATCGCGTGGTTTTGTTGGGGGATCACGGCGTGGGGAAGTCAAGCCTTGCCAACATTTTTGCTGGAATACAAGAGAAGGATGCCCACAAACACATTGGAG AGGATACATATGAGAGAACCCTTATGGTTGATGAGGAGGAGACGACCTTAGTTGTGATGGACACATGGGAAACAGAAAAACAG GAGGAAGATGAAAAGTGGGTGCAGGATTACTGCATGCAGGTGGGCAATGCTTACATCATTATTTACTCCATCACCGACCGCAGCAGCTTTGAGAGCGCATCAGAGTTACGAATCCAGTTGCGTCGCATCCGGCAGGCTGAAAACATTCCCATCATCCTAGTGGGCAACAAAAGTGACTTAGTGCGCTCTCGAGAAGTGGCAGTGGAAG AGGGTCGGGCTTGTGCGGTGGTATTCGACTGCAAGTTCATAGAAACCTCCGCCTCCCTCCACCACAATGTTCACGAGCTCTTTGAGGGCATTGTGAGGCAGATCCGACTGCGGCGAGACAGCAAAGAGATCAATGAGCGTCGACGCTCCATCTACAAGCGAAAAGAGAGCATCACCAAGAAAGCCAGACGCTTCCTAGATCGACTTGTGGCCAAGAACAACAAGAAGATGGCCCTGAAAGTGCGCTCCAAGTCCTGTCATGACCTCGCAGTGCTGTGA
- the LOC109051479 gene encoding purine nucleoside phosphorylase-like: MHSKDQICHEDYQRTADWLLSQTRHRPKVAIICGSGLGMLADALKCRDSFKYLDIPGFPQSTMKGHAARLVFGELKGKTCVCMQGRFHMYEGHSLSKVTFPVRVFKLLGVETLMVTNAAGSLADSYSCGDIMIICDHINFPGLAGLNPLNGPNDDKFGPRFPPMSGVYDKSLRKMAFDICKNMGVSQYVQEGVYCMVGGPNFESIAEARFLHRLGVDAVGMSTAPEVLVASHCGMRVFGLSLITNKVVKSYEDNESVNHEAVLEVSKMRSETLQALITELISRMDINNNTA, encoded by the exons ATGCATAGTAAAGATCAAATCTG CCATGAGGACTATCAGAGAACGGCAGACTGGCTGTTGTCCCAGACACGACACAGACCTAAAGTAGCCATCATCTGCGGTTCTGGACTGGGAATGCTTGCGGATGCGCTCAAATGCCGAGACTCGTTCAAATACTTGGACATCCCTGGCTTTCCTCAGAGCACAA TGAAGGGTCATGCTGCAAGGCTGGTTTTTGGAGAGCTCAAAGGGAAGACCTGTGTGTGCATGCAGGGCCGATTCCACATGTATGAGGGACACTCGCTAAGCAAG GTCACTTTTCCAGTAAGAGTGTTCAAGCTTCTGGGTGTTGAAACCTTGATGGTCACTAATGCAGCAGGGTCATTAGCGGACAGTTATAGCTGTGGTGATATTATGATCATATGTGACCACATTAACTTCCCTGGACTTGCTGGATTGAACCCTCTAAATGGCCCTAATGATGATAA GTTTGGTCCTCGATTTCCACCCATGTCTGGGGTCTATGACAAAAGCCTACGGAAGATGGCGTTTGACATCTGTAAGAACATGGGTGTCTCCCAGTATGTTCAAGAGGGCGTCTACTGCATGGTGGGAGGACCCAATTTTGAGAGCATAGCTGAGGCCCGCTTTCTGCACCGACTGGGAGTGGATGCAGTTG GAATGAGTACTGCACCGGAAGTGTTGGTTGCCAGTCATTGTGGCATGAGAGTCTTTGGTCTCTCCCTCATCACTAACAAAGTAGTGAAAAGCTATGAGGACAATGAGTCTGTCAATCATGAAGCTGTGCTGGAAGTGAGCAAAATGCGTTCAGAGACGCTGCAGGCGCTCATCACAGAGCTCATCAGCCGCATGGACATCAACAACAACACAGCATGA
- the LOC109098944 gene encoding RNA-binding protein 39-like isoform X2: MKDDNKSLSSNGHEERSKKKKKSKSRSRSHSREKKRSRSRDRKKSHDRRRSRSKDRKRSRSRDRRRSRSRSRERGGRYRAPFSGLKFNGGPRGKTGPPPAVKLSRRRSRSRSPFKKDKSPIRKPIDNLTPEERDARTVFCMQLAARIRPRDLEEFFSAVGKVRDVRIISDRNSRRSKGIAYIEFVDTTSVPLAIGLSGQRLLGVPIIVQASQAEKNRAAALANNLQKGSSGPMRLYVGSLHFNITEDMLRGIFEPFGRIDSIQLMMDSETGRSKGYGFITFADAECAKKALEQLNGFELAGRPMKVGHVTERTDASTASSFLDNDELERTGIDLGTTGRLQLMARLAEGTGLQIPPAAQQALNMSGSMVAMAAATAAMNPGLSFNINVPTNQALNLPSQPIATHCFQLSNMFNPNSENDLGWEIEIQDDVIEECNKHGGVIHIYVDKKSAEGNVYVKCPSIPAAMAAVSALHGRWFGGKMITAAYVPLPTYHNLFPESVQATQLLMPSRR, encoded by the exons ATGAAG GATGACAACAAGTCCTTAAGTTCCAATGGCCACGAGGAGCGGAGCAAGAAG AAAAAGAAGAGCAAAAGTCGCAGCAGAAGCCACAGccgggaaaagaaaagaagtaggAGTCGTGATCGCAAGAAAAGCCATGACCGCAGGAGGAGCCGCAGCAAAGATCGGAAGCGCAGCCGCAGCAGGGATAGACGGCGCAGCCGTTCCAGGAGCAGGGAGCGCGGTGGACGCTACAGAGCTCCATT ttcTGGCCTGAAATTTAACGGTGGCCCCAGGGGGAAGACTGGCCCACCACCCGCCGTCAAACTAAG CCGTAGAAGGTCTAGAAGCCGCAGTCCTTTCAAGAAAGACAAAAGCCCTATAAG AAAGCCCATTGATAATCTCACCCCCGAAGAAAGGGATGCACGCACAGTGTTCTGCATGCAGCTGGCAGCCAGAATCCGACCACGAGACTTGGAAGAATTTTTTTCTGCAGTGGGAAAA GTGCGAGATGTGAGAATTATCTCTGATAGAAACTCCAGAAGATCTAAAGGAATTGCATACATTGAGTTTGTGGATACCACCTCTGTACCTTTGGCAATTGGCCTATCTGGTCAAAGACTACTTGGAGTACCAATCATTGTGCAGGCTTCACAG GCTGAGAAAAACAGAGCAGCTGCATTGGCAAACAACTTACAGAAGGGCAGTTCTGGACCTATGAGACTTTATGTTGGCTCATTGCATTTTAACATCACAGAAGACATGCTCCGAGGCATCTTTGAGCCATTTGGAAGG aTTGATAGTATTCAGTTGATGATGGACAGTGAAACAGGACGATCAAAAGGATATGGCTTTATCACA TTTGCTGATGCCGAATGTGCGAAGAAGGCTCTGGAACAGCTTAATGGCTTTGAGTTGGCTGGCAGACCAATGAAAGTGGGACATGTGACGGAGCGGACTGATGCCTCCACTGCCAGCTCCTTCCTGGACAATGATGAGCTGGAAAGGACAGGCATTGATCTGGGAACTACTGGCAGACTTCAACTCATGGCCAGACTGGCCGAGG gtACTGGTCTGCAGATCCCACCTGCTGCACAACAGGCCCTTAATATGAGTGGTTCCATGGTAGCCATGGCTGCAGCTACTG CTGCTATGAACCCAGGATTGAGTTTTAACATCAATGTGCCCACAAACCAAGCATTAAATCTACCCTCACAACCAATTGCAACACACTGTTTCCAGCTGTCTAACATGTTCAATCCAAACTC AGAAAATGATCTTGGTTGGGAAATTGAGATTCAGGATGATGTCATTGAGGAGTGCAACAAACACGGTGGAGTCATACACATATACGTGGACAAGAAATCAGCTGAA GGTAATGTCTATGTGAAGTGTCCCAGCATTCCTGCTGCTATGGCTGCAGTCAGTGCATTACATGGACGTTGGTTTGGAG
- the LOC109110859 gene encoding uncharacterized protein C20orf96-like — MSTGLKGKNNIMSAQDMLNFHSMDYSKWKRSTRSKPLLWATSHHKAVISSNKGETRPSPTGKSGTSQSHVHNDFTTLPKLLTRRTTETVEQDQITTKTKYSIKELILLIKSRKEAIKDLEELCEQLQERNLQMARSITDTDRSSFARANNLLIQTEQKMRSAVALKQWNDNLIKSARAELRDIKETLQTHRSGLQKQLDLLKVKVVDAQKELRSLKTYKDMEFPVKALQIADMERKLDRLKDMQQKEQEDLNLLFKKEMVNLERRQHQREQKVLSAVAEKHASHIPPVVKLTASQNDTMREEIHQQRNVVMEMERKNEELRKSIQELQLSRTKNIRREFFPDVFIKSDKCTPDMDVHLNIPQVDLLPV; from the exons ATGTCGACCGGTCTGAAgggaaaaaacaatattatgtcAGCCCAAGATATGCTTAACTTCCATTCCATG gattacAGCAAATGGAAGCGAAGTACACGGTCTAAACCTCTGCTCTGGGCAACTTCTCATCATAAAGCCGTCATATCATCTAACAAAGGAGAAACCAGACCATCTCCGACTGGAAAATCAG GAACATCTCAATCTCATGTCCACAATGATTTCACAACACTCCCCAAACTCCTTACAAGAAGGACAACTGAAACAGTGGAACAGGACCAGATCACCACAAAGACGAAATACAGTATCAAAGAACTGATT TTACTCATCAAATCCAGGAAAGAAGCAATAAAAGACCTGGAGGAGCTCTGTGAACAGCTTCAAGAGAGGAACCTGCAAATGGCCAGAAGCATTACGGATACAGACAGAAGCTCATTTGCCAGAGCCAACAATCTGCTTATCCAGACAGAGCAAAAGATG AGATCAGCAGTCGCTTTGAAACAGTGGAATGACAATCTTATTAAAAGTGCCAGAGCAGAGCTGAGAGATATAAAGGAGACATTACAGACACATCGGAGTG GTTTGCAGAAGCAGTTGGATCTACTGAAAGTGAAGGTGGTAGATGCTCAGAAAGAGCTTCGCAGCCTGAAGACATACAAAGATATGGAGTTCCCAGTAAAGGCCTTGCAGATTGCAGATATGGAAAGAAAGCTGGACAGACTGAAAGACATGCAGCAG AAAGAACAAGAAGATTTGAACCTGTTGTTTAAGAAAGAAATGGTCAATTTGGAAAGACGCCAACACCAAAGAGAACAGAAAGTGCTGTCTGCTGTAGCTGAG AAACATGCTTCCCACATCCCTCCCGTTGTCAAACTGACAGCCTCACAGAATGACACAATGAGAGAAGAGATTCATCAGCAGAGAAAT gtgGTAATGGAGATGGAGAGGAAGAATGAAGAGCTAAGGAAGAGTATTCAGGAACTGCAACTGTCAAGAACAAAAAACATCAGGAGAGAGTTCTTTCCAGATGTTTTCATAAAATCGGACAA GTGTACTCCAGATATGGATGTCCATCTCAATATACCCCAAGTGGATTTACTCCCCGTGTAG